From a region of the Paenibacillus segetis genome:
- the tgt gene encoding tRNA guanosine(34) transglycosylase Tgt, with translation MAAAITYEHIKTCKQSGARLGRVHTPHGIIETPVFMPVGTQATVKTMSPEELKEMDARIILSNTYHLFLRPGHETIREAGGLHKFMNWDRAILTDSGGFQVFSLSDMRKISEEGVHFRSHLNGDKLFLSPEVAMEIQNALGSDIMMAFDECAPYPAEYDYVKHSMERTTRWAERCLKAHGRPEDQGLFAIVQGGMFEDLRKQSARDLTSLDFPGYAIGGLSVGEPKNLMYDVLDYTVPFLPQDKPRYLMGVGSPDALIEGSIRGIDMFDCVLPTRIARNGTTMTSQGRLVVRNAQYAKDFGPLDPECGCYTCRNYSRAYLRHLIKSDETFGLRLTTYHNLYFLINLMGKVRQAIMDDRLLDFRDEFFEQYGLFGNTKGF, from the coding sequence GTGGCAGCAGCAATAACTTATGAACATATCAAAACATGTAAACAATCGGGAGCCAGACTGGGTCGAGTTCATACTCCACACGGTATAATTGAGACACCTGTATTCATGCCGGTTGGAACTCAAGCTACAGTCAAAACAATGAGCCCTGAAGAACTTAAGGAAATGGATGCTCGGATTATTTTAAGTAATACGTATCATTTATTTCTGCGTCCAGGTCATGAAACGATTCGGGAAGCTGGCGGGCTTCATAAATTTATGAATTGGGATCGGGCTATTCTGACGGATAGCGGTGGATTTCAAGTATTTTCTTTAAGTGATATGCGTAAGATTAGTGAAGAGGGTGTACATTTTCGCTCGCATTTAAACGGGGACAAGCTGTTCTTATCTCCTGAGGTAGCGATGGAAATTCAGAATGCCCTGGGCTCGGATATTATGATGGCATTCGATGAATGCGCACCTTATCCAGCTGAATATGATTACGTTAAACACTCTATGGAACGCACGACTCGCTGGGCGGAACGTTGCCTTAAAGCGCATGGTAGACCTGAGGATCAAGGGCTGTTCGCTATCGTCCAAGGTGGTATGTTTGAAGATCTACGTAAGCAAAGTGCTAGAGATTTGACTTCCCTTGATTTTCCGGGTTATGCTATTGGTGGACTGAGTGTGGGCGAGCCTAAGAATCTTATGTACGATGTCTTAGATTACACCGTGCCATTCCTTCCTCAGGACAAGCCTCGTTATTTGATGGGGGTTGGTTCTCCGGATGCGCTTATTGAAGGGTCTATCCGTGGTATCGACATGTTTGATTGCGTGTTGCCAACAAGAATAGCGCGCAATGGTACAACCATGACGAGCCAAGGTAGATTAGTGGTGCGCAACGCTCAGTATGCCAAAGATTTTGGGCCACTGGATCCCGAATGTGGATGTTATACTTGCCGGAACTATTCCCGAGCTTACCTTCGCCATTTAATTAAAAGTGACGAAACTTTTGGGCTACGGTTGACTACATACCACAACCTGTATTTCCTAATCAACCTAATGGGCAAAGTCCGTCAAGCGATTATGGACGATAGATTGTTGGATTTTCGGGATGAGTTTTTTGAGCAGTATGGTCTGTTTGGCAATACGAAAGGTTTCTAA
- the queA gene encoding tRNA preQ1(34) S-adenosylmethionine ribosyltransferase-isomerase QueA, producing the protein MNVDLYDFHLPEELIAQTPLLERSASRLLTLNKEDGSIRHHVFTDILDYLRPGDTLVLNNTRVIPARLFGVKEDTGAKAEVLLLKDVGDDRWEALVKPGKKLKSGAVIIFGDELKATIESEGEMGGRIIKFSYEGIFNQILDRLGQMPLPPYIKEKLDDRERYQTVYSKVEGSAAAPTAGLHFTEDLLKQVTDKGVEIAFVTLHVGLGTFRPMSVERVEDHVMHDEYYVLPQETADKLNETKARGGRIIAVGTTSARTLETVAQQCGSGPIVESSGWTGIFIYPGYSFGLVNAMITNFHLPKSTLVMLVSALAGRDNILKAYHEAIEQHYRFFSFGDAMFIY; encoded by the coding sequence ATGAATGTAGACTTATATGATTTTCATCTTCCAGAGGAGTTAATTGCACAGACTCCATTATTGGAACGGAGTGCCTCGCGATTATTAACATTAAATAAAGAAGATGGCAGCATCAGGCATCATGTGTTTACTGATATACTAGACTATTTACGTCCCGGGGATACGCTCGTATTAAATAATACACGCGTGATCCCTGCGCGTTTGTTTGGCGTCAAAGAGGACACCGGTGCGAAAGCCGAAGTATTGTTGCTTAAGGATGTCGGTGATGACCGTTGGGAAGCACTCGTTAAGCCGGGGAAAAAGCTGAAGAGCGGAGCCGTTATTATCTTCGGAGACGAATTGAAGGCAACCATTGAGTCGGAAGGCGAAATGGGTGGGAGAATAATTAAGTTCTCTTACGAAGGTATTTTTAATCAAATATTAGATCGTTTGGGTCAAATGCCCCTCCCCCCTTATATTAAGGAGAAACTTGATGACCGTGAGCGTTATCAAACAGTGTATTCTAAGGTTGAAGGCTCAGCCGCCGCTCCTACTGCCGGGCTCCACTTTACGGAGGATCTCCTTAAGCAGGTTACTGACAAGGGTGTGGAAATCGCCTTCGTTACGCTCCATGTTGGACTGGGCACGTTCCGTCCGATGTCAGTTGAGAGAGTTGAAGACCATGTCATGCATGATGAATACTATGTCCTGCCTCAGGAGACCGCGGATAAGTTGAATGAGACGAAGGCTAGAGGCGGAAGAATAATAGCTGTAGGAACTACATCAGCGCGAACTTTGGAAACCGTGGCACAGCAGTGTGGGAGTGGTCCTATAGTAGAGAGCAGTGGTTGGACTGGAATATTCATTTATCCAGGATACTCATTTGGACTCGTGAATGCCATGATAACGAACTTTCACTTACCCAAATCTACGTTGGTTATGTTAGTCAGTGCATTGGCTGGACGAGACAATATTTTGAAGGCATATCATGAAGCGATTGAACAGCATTATCGGTTTTTTAGCTTTGGTGATGCGATGTTTATTTATTAA
- a CDS encoding SpoIID/LytB domain-containing protein, whose translation MFKWGKLSKGIVAGLLLATTLQIPAYADSSTGTNVRVAMFLDVGTTYKSTVPAVTLKGDSAWGTGPQRGGLTETWLNFGAGESVRFSVDGYKVKALQSSDWKTVSAAAKALQATADRPVIFALDQSGGTVYQVFTGPYASASEAQSAAKRVAGSISSQLGGQKPVARGNFYYSVGSFGTQADADSLRQSLVSQGIDAVTVLTGAQQYAVWVGGVTNESELSTVKGQLDQSGNNLQLSAVNNTDVALILHRDVTLNLTTPSAVSHYELSGSEAKLMVTGNGDMITQVVERSGRKYRGDFEISSVNGQLALVNELPLEQYLYSVVAAEVPSSWPKESLKAQAVAARSYALYNAASNKFKVAGLVDTTLSQVYTGVDNEVDSVVQAVDSTAGEVIKANGKIVEGIFSSNSGGVTADSTEVWNNVNTTYTSVSSEEDKAAQASLKSWYYVLLPNGTAGYVREDNVVMSGGSTSAGLSKLTVTSSGVNVRPLPLIQSGVDPVAKVNPGDQLVVLAKVDESNTYAWVRGPFSSDQLLKSLKGKTASDPSSPITNLEITQRGPSGRVTEVTANGKVLDVKYPDSLRSALNGLPSTLFDIVATGRYTVQGAGDVKSTGTATSSTTVLSASGAKTWNGGNMVVMDGSGTARIVDQSNQFLFVGRGNGHGLGMSQWGAKGMADAGYDYLQILQHYYQNVNITKD comes from the coding sequence ATGTTTAAGTGGGGGAAGTTAAGTAAGGGAATAGTGGCAGGTCTTTTATTGGCTACGACACTGCAAATACCAGCATATGCTGACTCATCAACTGGAACGAATGTCCGCGTAGCTATGTTCTTGGATGTGGGTACAACCTATAAATCTACGGTACCGGCCGTTACGCTAAAGGGCGATTCTGCCTGGGGAACAGGTCCACAAAGAGGTGGTCTAACGGAAACCTGGCTTAATTTTGGTGCCGGAGAATCCGTCCGCTTTAGTGTCGACGGTTATAAAGTGAAGGCACTTCAAAGTTCTGATTGGAAAACGGTATCAGCTGCGGCCAAGGCACTCCAAGCTACTGCGGATCGACCAGTTATCTTTGCGTTGGATCAATCTGGAGGAACGGTATATCAAGTATTTACGGGACCTTATGCAAGTGCCTCTGAAGCGCAATCTGCAGCTAAACGAGTTGCAGGGTCTATATCGAGCCAATTAGGTGGTCAAAAGCCTGTGGCGCGGGGAAACTTTTATTATTCAGTAGGTAGTTTTGGAACCCAAGCTGATGCTGATTCGCTGCGTCAGTCGCTAGTATCTCAAGGTATCGATGCGGTTACTGTTCTTACAGGTGCACAGCAATATGCTGTCTGGGTAGGAGGCGTTACTAACGAGTCAGAATTATCAACGGTCAAGGGACAGCTTGATCAATCAGGTAATAACCTTCAATTATCTGCAGTGAACAATACGGATGTTGCATTAATTCTCCACCGGGATGTGACACTGAATCTGACAACTCCTTCCGCTGTTTCTCATTATGAACTGAGTGGTAGTGAAGCTAAGCTCATGGTGACAGGAAATGGAGATATGATTACTCAGGTCGTTGAACGTTCGGGACGTAAATATCGGGGGGATTTCGAAATTAGTTCTGTAAATGGACAGCTTGCTCTAGTAAATGAGCTTCCATTAGAGCAGTATTTGTACTCTGTGGTTGCGGCAGAGGTACCTAGTTCTTGGCCTAAGGAATCATTAAAGGCCCAAGCGGTTGCAGCGCGTAGTTATGCACTTTATAATGCAGCAAGTAACAAATTCAAAGTTGCGGGGCTTGTGGATACTACATTAAGTCAAGTATATACTGGTGTAGATAATGAAGTTGACAGTGTTGTACAAGCCGTAGACAGTACAGCTGGAGAGGTCATTAAGGCAAATGGCAAGATTGTAGAAGGGATATTCTCATCTAATAGCGGCGGTGTAACTGCAGATTCCACAGAAGTATGGAATAACGTTAATACTACCTATACAAGTGTAAGTAGCGAAGAAGATAAGGCGGCACAGGCATCATTAAAGTCATGGTATTATGTATTGTTACCTAATGGTACAGCTGGGTATGTCCGAGAAGACAATGTTGTTATGTCTGGAGGAAGTACTTCGGCGGGTTTATCTAAATTAACCGTAACATCCAGTGGTGTAAATGTTCGTCCATTGCCATTAATTCAATCTGGTGTTGATCCCGTTGCAAAAGTGAATCCAGGAGATCAACTCGTTGTTTTGGCTAAAGTCGACGAGTCCAATACCTATGCTTGGGTACGTGGACCTTTTAGTTCAGACCAATTACTGAAGTCTCTCAAAGGCAAGACAGCATCGGATCCTTCCTCTCCTATAACTAATCTAGAGATTACACAAAGGGGGCCTTCAGGGCGGGTAACGGAAGTGACGGCGAACGGGAAGGTACTAGATGTAAAATATCCGGATTCCCTGCGTTCTGCTTTGAATGGATTACCAAGTACTTTGTTTGATATTGTGGCTACTGGAAGGTATACTGTACAAGGTGCTGGCGACGTTAAATCGACAGGTACAGCAACTTCGAGTACTACTGTGTTATCAGCTTCCGGTGCTAAGACATGGAACGGTGGAAATATGGTTGTAATGGACGGTAGCGGTACTGCTCGGATTGTCGATCAGAGTAATCAATTCTTGTTTGTCGGGCGTGGTAACGGTCATGGTCTCGGAATGTCCCAATGGGGCGCCAAGGGAATGGCTGACGCTGGGTATGATTACCTTCAAATATTGCAACACTACTATCAGAATGTGAATATTACTAAGGACTGA